The sequence below is a genomic window from Impatiens glandulifera unplaced genomic scaffold, dImpGla2.1, whole genome shotgun sequence.
TTATTATGAGGCTTGAGTTTATGAACTTAATTGAGATATTTCGAAATTAGTACATCAGATATTCATAAAAGGAGATGGATAGAGTCCTCAGATATTTTAGTAGGTCATGATAACTTAATTTGCAAAAGTCAACAGATTGGATGAACTCATACATAGATTAAGAATGTaacttaaatttgatttttttccctaataaatagtttaaaatttatgaaaagaTTCCAACCGTTGAttcctatattttttttactttttagaaAGATTTCATAagaatttgtaaattttaaggGGAAAAAGTCTAAACTTTATAGTCCTAAATTTAGAAGGggagaaaaaaaaagtgatcaTTTCACAACTTCAATTTCTTTGGAAATAATTTGAAGTCAGCAACAATGTTGTTTAGTGGAGTAACTTGGTTACTAGGCACTAGATCAATTTTGTTATTTCTCATATAGTTATGTTGTGAGGATAAACTTAATAAGTGTATGGACaatattaattatgttgaaAAAACATGGAATTACCTTCGAAATTAGGTCATTAAAAAAAGACAACTGAGAAgtacttttactttatttgaagATCTACATATTCACATTTGGAGCAATAATCTACTATATGGTAGGGCCTAAACAAAAAGGTAAGATAATAAAGTAGTGCTGAGCCTTTCCCAGAAAGTGAAACATAGGATAAATTGATGTCACGGTATAATCTTTGTCGACCAAACTAGGGGAGCCCAATCTACCTTCTATTCTTTATCTCGAATGGTGTCCCACACCCTGCTTGAAACCAATTTTCCATTTTCTTCTACAATCCATTTGTGATTGTCAGGTCTTTCGTAGAAGTGTGTACTATGTATGTGGTCAATAATTCTCTGCCTTTCCGGAATTTTACTTAGTAGCGAGTTCCAAAGCCCTTCTTTGATATCTCTAACTTTAATTGTTGAATAGTCCTTTTTTAATTCTTGTGTTTCTAAACTCTTCTTTGTGAATGAGTGGCTAGTTCTTGAACCAGGGATCGTGCCAGAACAATATGCCTCTCCCGTCTCCTAATCGAATATTGTACAAACCTGCAACATTGCTTTTgagtttatgtattttctttaACGACCATCTCTCTTGTGTGTTAATGTAGATGTATTGTACTTTAATAAGTTTCTAAgtagaatatatttattattaataaaaaaaattcttttaatataCCACCATACAACATGAATCAGAATTTTGTCCTTCAAGGTCGTGAAATTGTTCTTCATTGATGTTGATACATGGGGCAAGTAACAATAATACTTAATATAACATGTGTTTTACATATAAGCCTATAGATTAGGTACATCTTACtcatcatctacatatattataaatcaagaACATCACCTtccctaatttttttctatcaaGATTTACATTTAGAACAAATTAATGTTAGAAGCCATATATCAGGAAAaacatcaatataaatatatagtcataatccataaatttaaatgaaaaaattgtttccaacaccttataaaataatttatgcaaATAAACCATACATGCACACCAATGACTTACAATATCAAACAAGACACTACCATGATTCATTagaatacataataataaacttCACTTCACATTTGAGCATGCCTACTTCACTTCATTGGTCGTTTAAGTTTATCCTGTATGacaaaagaattatatatttagttgttTGTGTCAACAATAAGATaaataacaacaacaaaaaaattacATTGGAAAGTGAATACCTCCACTCCATTACAATTAGAACAAATAAAAAGATGTAATTGTTTTGCTTGATCATTAGTCATATCAACACAAAAAGGATGGTACCTACAAAAGAGAAAGATAGATAATAACATATCacatttgaacaagtaaaacataatactaaaaaaagaagtaaatcTTAAGCTCACTTATAGAGCACATCACTAATTACCCAAAAATTGTGTTCCAAATTCTAACCCTAAAATtcatttggtatatatatatatcaacaaatGTTTTGAAAACCTACACATATTATTACCAGTTTTTGCATTCCTCACACTGCACCATCAGAAGGTCGGGGTTTTCGGGCAATTTGCATTTACAATACCttgaaaatataagataaatcaATCACAGaaactacaaaatatataccAAGTTAGACAGAACCAAACACAATATATACTTACACTACAACGCGGCTAGGTAAAACAAGACCGTTTGCAGCTTTGTATTCAAATCGACAATAGTAATCCTCAGCTCCAGCGTTCTCTAGCTGGGTGTAATTCTTCAAAGAATGAACCATACACTTACCTTGAATCGTGTAAGCACTCTGAATGTCATAGTGGTCAGACAAGAACAGTTCTTTCTCACCATGGAATTGTTTACGACCTCCGATGGAATCACTCGGCCGGTAATACCACCTTACCTGAACTGTCACGTCATTTCCATTGTCTATCTGGATCTTCTTTATCTTAGCCACATAAGGAGTAGTATTGCTCTCGGGTGATCGCAACAGTACATTATCTCCAGCTTCAGAAATAAACCATAATGTAGAAATTAAGATATCATAAAAACCAAAAGAGAAGAAAATCGACATAaacaatcatataaaaatgagatAGATTCAATTACGTTTGACGACTGTGTTGGTGCCTCTGATGGTGTAGGAGTCTAAGTTGCGTTTCACGACTGTGTTGGTGTCACTGATGGTGTAGGAGTCTAAGTTGCGTTTGACTGGTCTGATTTTGGCCATCTAGTGAAAGAAAGTGAGGAGAGTAAGGGTAGGGTAGGGTAGGGTAGGGTAGGGTAGGGTAGGGTAGGGTAGGGTAGGGTAGGGTAGGGTAGGGTAGgagaataaaagaataaatggTCTATTGTTCTCTTATGTTGTACTTAAATTGACGGCGACCATGGGATAAAACCTAGATATTTGTCTATAGCTGTTTATGGGTACGGCGGCCATGGGATAAACCCTAGAAATTGGCTATATGGGTACCACACCAATGGGATAATGGTTTTGGATATAGatgacaaataattttttattttgctaggatgaaaatataaataacccgttttgaaaaccgttccgATGCTCCACCCGGTTTTTTAGACAAAGATCGGTCCAACCAGTTTAATCAGAACCggcttttaaatttaaaaataaattgactaGGGTTGAAAACCCATCGTCTCTCCCTTATTGTTTATCTTGAATTGTTAATCCGTAATTTGTAATCTATACGAGTTTGTAAACAAGGTAATCAAATCTCTCGATTCATCTCtctttgttatttatttatagattcaAATTATTGTACGTAATTTTGGTGCGATTCGTTGCGTTAGTTAGATCTATGATTTGTTGAGGAAGGATCGTCATCTTAGATTTAGATTAATACACTGCTTCATTTCTTTTAACCAGTTGAGATTTGGATTCTAGTGTGTCTACTCTATGAGAAAACTTTCTAGATCTAGTATTTTAGAGAAATTTCTATCTCTTCTATGAATTTGATCTGATTCCGCGTCTTCATAATATTTGACTAaaatttttcttgatttttattttgaccTTTGATCTTacatttgaattaatttgtCCGGTTTATAAAGGAGAGGTACACATGATGATGATATATGATGATGATACATGATGATGATAGATAGACATAGAGATAGAGAGGTACAAAATAGAGAGAGGCATTAGACAGAGAAGATGTAACATTCTTACATTATAGTCTTACAGAAGAGATGatagaatattttcattttagatttCTGTCAAACTGTCCGGTCCGATCAGACCAAATTTTAACCAGTTCGAAGGTGACATTATTGAAGTTAAAACCGAACAGCCCACTAAACTATTTCGCGGTCGGACCGGTTTGACTATCGGTCGAACCGGTTTGACTATCGGTCGCgtattttaaagttataaaataacatacataattttttaaaaaatatttcttaaatttatcattagttACTCAGagtttaaattattcaaatttttaataaaaattaaaaattagccattatttatttttaaagtatgTAACTTTAATTCTTCGCGTTTATGTTTATGTGAAGATTATACATACACCTAGATAAATCACAAAATATTGCTATAATTTATAGCCTATAAGCtcagttttaaaaaattgttaatccaaatattgatttaattaattcattttttagtaACACAAGttgaaagattttcaaatttattttccaaactagaaaaacttatttatggtgagatttttttttgtaatttattgaGAATGAATCTAAGGTGACTTACGAGATTCTTAATTAATCTTTCCTCAACCCGAACTAGAAAATGCTACTTAATGTCGTTCGAGGTTATGCTATTTCATTCTCTAATTTGTGTATCCTAAACTCGATAGAtatccaaaattttattatactaGTTGTGAATTTTACACCTatacaacaaaaataattttaaatttataatagaagCGAATTAGACCACCACGTTAAATAGATGACCAACAAGAAAATGTGTTTATTATTCGACGGAATAGATCTGAAACTCAgacctaaattaaatttttaataaaaagatgaatACAAGGAGAAGAGCAAGGAGAATGTGctataaaattatgataattttaaatatatataatatttgtttaatttttggAACTGGTTTGGAACGGTTATCTGCTATCATTCATCTTTGACCTACCCAGAAGCGACGAGATTGTATAGTTAATTCCTATCTTTGATCACATCTTCGATTATGTGATCCGATTATAACTATTCATACCTAGTTTGACCGAGACATACTAACGAATATTGAGTTTTTGAGTATCAATTATCATCCCCAAAGGATCTTTAATTATAAGAGTCAAAATTGTATTGTTTCAATGGGtatgacattgttttaaaatattgcaTATTATTTAGTCTACTATTCACTTGTGAGTCTAATTgaatttattgtaaaaaaaatattactccAAACGGTAATTACCTATACTCACGAGATCATTATTTACAcctactaaatattttaaataaa
It includes:
- the LOC124917757 gene encoding chromatin remodeling protein EBS-like; this translates as MAKIRPVKRNLDSYTISDTNTVVKPGDNVLLRSPESNTTPYVAKIKKIQIDNGNDVTVQVRWYYRPSDSIGGRKQFHGEKELFLSDHYDIQSAYTIQGKCMVHSLKNYTQLENAGAEDYYCRFEYKAANGLVLPSRVVVYCKCKLPENPDLLMVQCEECKNWYHPFCVDMTNDQAKQLHLFICSNCNGVE